From a region of the Mycosarcoma maydis chromosome 7, whole genome shotgun sequence genome:
- a CDS encoding uncharacterized protein (related to Dynein light chain 2B, cytoplasmic) yields the protein MTESGTHVSIETGPNPRPLSSWPLSPDRKSPMPPCSSSTSTPPAEIEATLTRLSSHQGVLGCLVLSRHDGLVIRSGGQMFDPSGPGAKQRAELLKSVTRLVKSSVESLARDIKAIDDSDELGFLRVRTKKYEIMITPNDKYLLVVLQDPNTGTQ from the exons ATG ACCGAGTCCGGAACGCACGTGTCGATCGAGACAGGGCCGAATCCGAGACCACTCTCGTCTTGGCCGCTCTCACCAGACCGGAAATCGCCGATGCCGCCTTGCTCATCTTCGACATCGACTCCACCGGctgagatcgaggcgacGTTGACACGACTCTCGTCGCACCAGGGCGTTTTGGGATGTCTGGTGCTCAGCCGTCACGATGGACTGGTGATTCGAAGCGGAGGCCAGATGTTTGATCCGAGCGGACCAGGTGCAAAACAACGCGCAGAACTGTTAAAGAGCGTCACGAGACTGGTCAagagcagcgtcgagagcttggcgaggGATATCAAGGCAATCGACGATTCG GACGAGCTAGGCTTTCTGCGCGTTAGAACCAAAAAGTACGAAATCATGATCACCCCCAACGACAAGTATCTGCTCGTTGTTCTGCAGGATCCCAACACTGGTACCCAGTAG
- a CDS encoding HSP70/90 family co-chaperone CNS1 (related to CNS1 - cyclophilin seven suppressor), whose product MAVIEAIQESTCSQPQPLSTSRAPLPKPPPRSGDFSYAQPSDGAPRDLESTLKSWDSVPLFMKDLGSGSSEAANDTALEALQSLAFDGSPDEVASNFKSQANDYFKAKRYREALGFYTQAIDANPADQTLLETLHANRAACHLELQNYGATLRDTSKVLGLNANNEKAYYRAIKALLALDRYQDAIECAKLGLKVNAANSAIASLKLQAEQKHKLAQTRQEENAERKRRQDLLSKALQNAFLVRGLWLETTPRPPDNPQAAHFDVQSLRGTASDPEMPLTTAKAKSWTPPDVIRTPLVLPVFFIYPQYAQSDLITDYHEDTPLSSYLSTMFPTEARGSLRWDVNAEYYDTNLQVYATTRKHRLLKLGRKLCLREIMDQAFQQADPAKGEHAVRDRDGLIMRDGILSLVVLPKGNAEQAWVQKFKADRQTILNK is encoded by the coding sequence ATGGCCGTCATTGAAGCCATCCAAGAGTCGACATGCTCTCAGCCGCAACCTTTGAGCACGAGCCGAGCACCGCTGCCCAAACCACCTCCTCGATCAGGCGATTTTAGCTATGCGCAACCCTCGGATGGCGCGCCTCGCGATCTGGAATCCACACTGAAATCGTGGGATTCCGTTCCGCTCTTCATGAAGGACcttggctctggctcttcGGAAGCGGCCAACGATACTGCTCTGGAAGCTTTGCAGTCGCTTGCGTTTGACGGATCGCCCGACGAGGTAGCATCCAACTTCAAGTCGCAAGCCAACGACTACTTCAAGGCGAAACGGTACCGTGAAGCATTGGGTTTCTACACGCAAGCCATCGATGCCAACCCCGCCGACCAAAcgttgctcgagacgctgcaTGCTAACCGTGCAGCGTGCCATCTGGAACTGCAGAACTACGGCGCTACATTGAGAGATACGAGCAAAGTGCTCGGATTGAACGCCAACAACGAAAAGGCCTACTACCGAGCCATCAAGGCGTTACTGGCGTTGGATCGATACCAAGATGCGATCGAATGTGCCAAGCTAGGCTTGAAAGTCAACGCGGCGAATTCGGCTATCGcttcgctcaagctgcaagccgagcagaagcacaaGCTTGCTCAGACGAGGCAAGAGGAAAACGCCGAGAGGAAGCGAAGGCAAGATCTGCTATCCAAGGCTCTGCAGAACGCATTCTTGGTTCGAGGCTTGTGGTTAGAAACAACGCCTCGACCACCAGACAATCCGCAAGCTGCGCACTTTGATGTGCAGTCTCTACGCGGTACAGCTTCGGATCCCGAGATGCCCTTGACAAcagccaaggccaagagctGGACACCACCGGATGTGATTCGCACACCACTCGTGCTTCCGGTCTTCTTCATCTACCCGCAATATGCACAGAGCGACTTGATCACCGACTACCACGAAGATACGCCGTTGTCGAGCTACCTCTCCACCATGTTCCCCACCGAAGCGCGCGGCTCGCTGCGCTGGGATGTGAACGCGGAATACTACGACACCAACCTGCAAGTCTACGCCACCACGCGAAAGCACAggctgctcaagctgggCCGCAAGCTCTGCTTGCGAGAGATTATGGACCAAGCTTTCCAACAGGCCGATCCTGCTAAAGGCGAGCACGCGGTCCGCGATAGAGACGGCCTCATCATGCGCGACGGCATCCTCAGCTTGGTCGTGCTTCCCAAAGGCAACGCCGAGCAGGCGTGGGTGCAAAAGTTCAAGGCCGACAGACAAACTATTCTGAACAAGTAG
- a CDS encoding uncharacterized protein (related to Mimitin, mitochondrial precursor) — translation MLRTCVRLGLFQNIAKTLRIGNAKYIVGHDLAGNSYLELPSLSGSTDPRHTRRSIQWAEKRELGDYDQRSIPVQWVMWLRHTRRQAPTIEELVQDRQRIELTQANAARLALEYQQSKEREQQLRAQQNSLHLQSGAPTLSTSAVIDETLDEHTDTRLAQQAQESHASFEPQRTPDQDVWAASRARLAAKAQLDASLHEPLPTSAEAQQLPETLQNAIDRRVAIRAGRDEQEAERQRARREMSKSPLDAFVPMPKPRS, via the coding sequence ATGCTACGCACATGCGTGCGTTTGGGTCTGTTCCAAAACATCGCCAAAACGCTGCGAATCGGCAATGCAAAGTACATTGTAGGTCACGACCTCGCTGGCAACTCGTATCTCGAACTACCCTCCTTATCCGGCTCGACTGATCCACGACACACACGCCGATCCATCCAATGGGCCGAGAAGCGCGAGCTGGGAGACTACGATCAGCGATCCATTCCCGTGCAGTGGGTCATGTGGCTGCGTCACACGCGACGCCAAGCTCCCACCATCGAAGAACTCGTTCAAGACCGCCAACGTATCGAGCTCACCCAGGCCAACGCAGCCAGACTCGCACTCGAGTACCAGCAGAGcaaagagcgagagcagcagtTGAGAGCGCAGCAAAactcgctccacctccaATCTGGTGCGCCTACACTGTCCACCTCGGCCgtcatcgacgagacgctcgacgagcacaCCGACACCAGACTAGCCCAACAAGCGCAGGAGTCCCACGCAAGCTTTGAACCCCAACGCACTCCCGATCAAGACGTCTGGGCcgcgagtcgagcgaggctggctgccaaagctcaactcgatgcCTCCCTGCACGAGCCACTTCCAACATCAGCCGAAGCGCAACAGCTCCCCGAAACGCTTCAAAACGCAATCGACCGCAGAGTTGCGATAAGAGCAGGCAGAGACGAACAGGAAGCAGAGAGACAAAGGGCTCGCAGAGAAATGTCCAAGTCGCCACTGGATGCGTTTGTGCCCATGCCAAAACCACGCAGCTGA